One region of Mangifera indica cultivar Alphonso chromosome 3, CATAS_Mindica_2.1, whole genome shotgun sequence genomic DNA includes:
- the LOC123210537 gene encoding two-component response regulator ARR2-like isoform X1 has translation MNLSNDKGSMSTASSSFVSDHFPAGLKVLVVDDDPTCLKILEKMLRTCLYEVTKCNRAEHALNLLRKNRSGYDIVISDVHMPDMDGFKLLEQVGLEMDLPVIMMSADDSKNVVMKGVTHGACDYLIKPVRIEALKNIWQHVVRKRKNEWKDIEQSGSVEEGGDRQPKPSEEPDYSSSANEGSWRKRRKDEEDEVEERDDTSTLKKPRVVWSVELHQQFVVAVNQLGIDKAVPKKILELMNVPGLTRENVASHLQKYRLYLRRLSGVSQHQSNSFINPQEPPYGPLSSINGIDFQTLAATGQLPAQSLATLQAAGLGRSSAKSGLPMPLVDQRNIFSFDNPKLRFGEGQPQHMSSGKQVNLLHGIPTTMEAKQLVNLHHSAQSLGGMNLQVSAHGGQSGQSSSLMMQMAQSQSRGQMQNETAGGQVSRLPTSMGQPVLSNGIASGIFTRNGIGENGRGTGYNNLPQPSSMLNFPLNHTPELPGNTFPLGSTPGISTLTSKGLFQEDVNSDIKGSVGFMASYDIFNDLQQHKPHSWELHNVGLTFDPSQHSNSLSSSVNVTPSVLINQGYSSSERSGQNSNAPPISKAMFSVGEATEHGNSQSIGQHLNNLLVDNSMRIKTERVPDTSCPPTLFPHHYGQEDLMSALLKQQDGIAPAENEFEFDGYSLDNIPV, from the exons CAGGTCTTAAGGTCcttgttgttgatgatgatcCTACCTGTCTTAAGATCTTGGAGAAGATGCTTAGGACTTGCCTTTATGAAG TGACAAAATGCAATCGAGCTGAACATGCGTTGAACCTGCTTAGAAAGAACAGAAGTGGCTATGATATTGTTATCAGTGATGTCCACATGCCTGATATGGATGGATTCAAACTCCTTGAGCAGGTTGGGCTAGAGATGGACCTGCCTGTTATCA TGATGTCTGCAGATGATAGCAAAAATGTTGTTATGAAAGGTGTGACACATGGTGCTTGTGATTATTTAATCAAACCTGTTCGAATTGAGGCTCTGAAGAACATATGGCAGCATGTAGTTAGGAAGAGGAAGAATGAGTGGAAGGATATAGAGCAATCAGGAAGTGTCGAAGAAGGAGGAGATCGGCAACCAAAGCCATCCGAAGAGCCAGATTACTCTTCCTCAGCTAATGAAGGAAGTTGGAGAAAGAGGAGGAAAGATGAGGAAGATGAAGTAGAGGAGAGGGATGATACGTCCACATTAAAGAAGCCACGAGTAGTTTGGTCAGTTGAGCTCCATCAACAGTTTGTGGTGGCTGTTAATCAGCTTGGCATTGACA AGGCGGTTCCTAAGAAAATTCTGGAGTTGATGAATGTCCCTGGGCTAACTAGAGAAAATGTTGCCAGCCACCTTCAG AAATATCGCTTGTATCTTAGAAGACTAAGTGGGGTTTCGCAGCACCAGAGTAACTCATTCATCAATCCCCAAGAACCACCTTATGGACCCTTATCTTCAATTAATGGGATTGACTTTCAAACTCTTGCTGCCACTGGTCAGCTGCCTGCACAAAGTCTTGCTACACTTCAGGCTGCAGGACTTGGCCGGTCATCTGCAAAGTCTGGCTTACCGATGCCTCTTGTTGATCAAAGGAACATTTTTAGCTTTGATAATCCAAAGTTAAGATTTGGAGAGGGGCAACCACAACATATGAGCAGTGGTAAACAAGTGAACTTACTTCATGGTATTCCCACAACAATGGAGGCAAAGCAACTTGTCAATTTGCACCATTCTGCACAATCTCTAGGGGGCATGAACTTGCAAGTCAGTGCACATGGAGGCCAGAGTGGCCAGAGCAGCTCTTTAATGATGCAGATGGCTCAATCACAATCAAGAGGGCAGATGCAAAATGAAACTGCTGGAGGTCAAGTCTCAAGGCTTCCAACGTCAATGGGGCAACCTGTATTGTCAAATGGGATTGCTAGTGGGATCTTCACAAGAAATGGGATTGGTGAAAATGGCAGGGGAACAGGCTATAACAATTTACCACAACCCTCTTCAATGTTAAATTTCCCTCTGAACCACACACCAGAATTGCCGGGGAATACTTTCCCTCTGGGATCTACACCAGGAATATCAACTCTCACATCTAAAGGGCTATTTCAGGAGGATGTTAACTCGGATATTAAAGGATCAGTAGGATTTATGGCTAGTTATGATATCTTCAATGATTTGCAGCAGCACAAACCCCATAGTTGGGAGTTGCATAATGTAGGCTTGACCTTTGATCCTTCACAACATTCAAACTCTCTGTCAAGCAGTGTCAATGTTACACCTTCAGTCTTAATTAATCAAGGATATTCTTCTAGTGAAAGGAGTGGTCAGAACAGTAATGCACCACCAATTAGCAAGGCAATGTTCTCAGTTGGTGAAGCTACTGAGCATGGGAATTCACAGAGTATTGGTCAACATCTCAACAACCTTCTTGTGGACAATTCGATGCGAATTAAGACTGAAAGAGTTCCTGATACAAGCTGTCCGCCTACTCTCTTTCCTCATCATTATGGTCAAGAGGATCTTATGAGTGCACTTTTGAAACAG CAAGATGGCATTGCCCCAGCtgaaaatgagtttgagtttgatggTTATTCCCTGGATAATATTCCTGTGTAG
- the LOC123210537 gene encoding two-component response regulator ARR2-like isoform X3 gives MPDMDGFKLLEQVGLEMDLPVIMMSADDSKNVVMKGVTHGACDYLIKPVRIEALKNIWQHVVRKRKNEWKDIEQSGSVEEGGDRQPKPSEEPDYSSSANEGSWRKRRKDEEDEVEERDDTSTLKKPRVVWSVELHQQFVVAVNQLGIDKAVPKKILELMNVPGLTRENVASHLQKYRLYLRRLSGVSQHQSNSFINPQEPPYGPLSSINGIDFQTLAATGQLPAQSLATLQAAGLGRSSAKSGLPMPLVDQRNIFSFDNPKLRFGEGQPQHMSSGKQVNLLHGIPTTMEAKQLVNLHHSAQSLGGMNLQVSAHGGQSGQSSSLMMQMAQSQSRGQMQNETAGGQVSRLPTSMGQPVLSNGIASGIFTRNGIGENGRGTGYNNLPQPSSMLNFPLNHTPELPGNTFPLGSTPGISTLTSKGLFQEDVNSDIKGSVGFMASYDIFNDLQQHKPHSWELHNVGLTFDPSQHSNSLSSSVNVTPSVLINQGYSSSERSGQNSNAPPISKAMFSVGEATEHGNSQSIGQHLNNLLVDNSMRIKTERVPDTSCPPTLFPHHYGQEDLMSALLKQQDGIAPAENEFEFDGYSLDNIPV, from the exons ATGCCTGATATGGATGGATTCAAACTCCTTGAGCAGGTTGGGCTAGAGATGGACCTGCCTGTTATCA TGATGTCTGCAGATGATAGCAAAAATGTTGTTATGAAAGGTGTGACACATGGTGCTTGTGATTATTTAATCAAACCTGTTCGAATTGAGGCTCTGAAGAACATATGGCAGCATGTAGTTAGGAAGAGGAAGAATGAGTGGAAGGATATAGAGCAATCAGGAAGTGTCGAAGAAGGAGGAGATCGGCAACCAAAGCCATCCGAAGAGCCAGATTACTCTTCCTCAGCTAATGAAGGAAGTTGGAGAAAGAGGAGGAAAGATGAGGAAGATGAAGTAGAGGAGAGGGATGATACGTCCACATTAAAGAAGCCACGAGTAGTTTGGTCAGTTGAGCTCCATCAACAGTTTGTGGTGGCTGTTAATCAGCTTGGCATTGACA AGGCGGTTCCTAAGAAAATTCTGGAGTTGATGAATGTCCCTGGGCTAACTAGAGAAAATGTTGCCAGCCACCTTCAG AAATATCGCTTGTATCTTAGAAGACTAAGTGGGGTTTCGCAGCACCAGAGTAACTCATTCATCAATCCCCAAGAACCACCTTATGGACCCTTATCTTCAATTAATGGGATTGACTTTCAAACTCTTGCTGCCACTGGTCAGCTGCCTGCACAAAGTCTTGCTACACTTCAGGCTGCAGGACTTGGCCGGTCATCTGCAAAGTCTGGCTTACCGATGCCTCTTGTTGATCAAAGGAACATTTTTAGCTTTGATAATCCAAAGTTAAGATTTGGAGAGGGGCAACCACAACATATGAGCAGTGGTAAACAAGTGAACTTACTTCATGGTATTCCCACAACAATGGAGGCAAAGCAACTTGTCAATTTGCACCATTCTGCACAATCTCTAGGGGGCATGAACTTGCAAGTCAGTGCACATGGAGGCCAGAGTGGCCAGAGCAGCTCTTTAATGATGCAGATGGCTCAATCACAATCAAGAGGGCAGATGCAAAATGAAACTGCTGGAGGTCAAGTCTCAAGGCTTCCAACGTCAATGGGGCAACCTGTATTGTCAAATGGGATTGCTAGTGGGATCTTCACAAGAAATGGGATTGGTGAAAATGGCAGGGGAACAGGCTATAACAATTTACCACAACCCTCTTCAATGTTAAATTTCCCTCTGAACCACACACCAGAATTGCCGGGGAATACTTTCCCTCTGGGATCTACACCAGGAATATCAACTCTCACATCTAAAGGGCTATTTCAGGAGGATGTTAACTCGGATATTAAAGGATCAGTAGGATTTATGGCTAGTTATGATATCTTCAATGATTTGCAGCAGCACAAACCCCATAGTTGGGAGTTGCATAATGTAGGCTTGACCTTTGATCCTTCACAACATTCAAACTCTCTGTCAAGCAGTGTCAATGTTACACCTTCAGTCTTAATTAATCAAGGATATTCTTCTAGTGAAAGGAGTGGTCAGAACAGTAATGCACCACCAATTAGCAAGGCAATGTTCTCAGTTGGTGAAGCTACTGAGCATGGGAATTCACAGAGTATTGGTCAACATCTCAACAACCTTCTTGTGGACAATTCGATGCGAATTAAGACTGAAAGAGTTCCTGATACAAGCTGTCCGCCTACTCTCTTTCCTCATCATTATGGTCAAGAGGATCTTATGAGTGCACTTTTGAAACAG CAAGATGGCATTGCCCCAGCtgaaaatgagtttgagtttgatggTTATTCCCTGGATAATATTCCTGTGTAG
- the LOC123210537 gene encoding two-component response regulator ARR2-like isoform X2: MSTASSSFVSDHFPAGLKVLVVDDDPTCLKILEKMLRTCLYEVTKCNRAEHALNLLRKNRSGYDIVISDVHMPDMDGFKLLEQVGLEMDLPVIMMSADDSKNVVMKGVTHGACDYLIKPVRIEALKNIWQHVVRKRKNEWKDIEQSGSVEEGGDRQPKPSEEPDYSSSANEGSWRKRRKDEEDEVEERDDTSTLKKPRVVWSVELHQQFVVAVNQLGIDKAVPKKILELMNVPGLTRENVASHLQKYRLYLRRLSGVSQHQSNSFINPQEPPYGPLSSINGIDFQTLAATGQLPAQSLATLQAAGLGRSSAKSGLPMPLVDQRNIFSFDNPKLRFGEGQPQHMSSGKQVNLLHGIPTTMEAKQLVNLHHSAQSLGGMNLQVSAHGGQSGQSSSLMMQMAQSQSRGQMQNETAGGQVSRLPTSMGQPVLSNGIASGIFTRNGIGENGRGTGYNNLPQPSSMLNFPLNHTPELPGNTFPLGSTPGISTLTSKGLFQEDVNSDIKGSVGFMASYDIFNDLQQHKPHSWELHNVGLTFDPSQHSNSLSSSVNVTPSVLINQGYSSSERSGQNSNAPPISKAMFSVGEATEHGNSQSIGQHLNNLLVDNSMRIKTERVPDTSCPPTLFPHHYGQEDLMSALLKQQDGIAPAENEFEFDGYSLDNIPV; the protein is encoded by the exons CAGGTCTTAAGGTCcttgttgttgatgatgatcCTACCTGTCTTAAGATCTTGGAGAAGATGCTTAGGACTTGCCTTTATGAAG TGACAAAATGCAATCGAGCTGAACATGCGTTGAACCTGCTTAGAAAGAACAGAAGTGGCTATGATATTGTTATCAGTGATGTCCACATGCCTGATATGGATGGATTCAAACTCCTTGAGCAGGTTGGGCTAGAGATGGACCTGCCTGTTATCA TGATGTCTGCAGATGATAGCAAAAATGTTGTTATGAAAGGTGTGACACATGGTGCTTGTGATTATTTAATCAAACCTGTTCGAATTGAGGCTCTGAAGAACATATGGCAGCATGTAGTTAGGAAGAGGAAGAATGAGTGGAAGGATATAGAGCAATCAGGAAGTGTCGAAGAAGGAGGAGATCGGCAACCAAAGCCATCCGAAGAGCCAGATTACTCTTCCTCAGCTAATGAAGGAAGTTGGAGAAAGAGGAGGAAAGATGAGGAAGATGAAGTAGAGGAGAGGGATGATACGTCCACATTAAAGAAGCCACGAGTAGTTTGGTCAGTTGAGCTCCATCAACAGTTTGTGGTGGCTGTTAATCAGCTTGGCATTGACA AGGCGGTTCCTAAGAAAATTCTGGAGTTGATGAATGTCCCTGGGCTAACTAGAGAAAATGTTGCCAGCCACCTTCAG AAATATCGCTTGTATCTTAGAAGACTAAGTGGGGTTTCGCAGCACCAGAGTAACTCATTCATCAATCCCCAAGAACCACCTTATGGACCCTTATCTTCAATTAATGGGATTGACTTTCAAACTCTTGCTGCCACTGGTCAGCTGCCTGCACAAAGTCTTGCTACACTTCAGGCTGCAGGACTTGGCCGGTCATCTGCAAAGTCTGGCTTACCGATGCCTCTTGTTGATCAAAGGAACATTTTTAGCTTTGATAATCCAAAGTTAAGATTTGGAGAGGGGCAACCACAACATATGAGCAGTGGTAAACAAGTGAACTTACTTCATGGTATTCCCACAACAATGGAGGCAAAGCAACTTGTCAATTTGCACCATTCTGCACAATCTCTAGGGGGCATGAACTTGCAAGTCAGTGCACATGGAGGCCAGAGTGGCCAGAGCAGCTCTTTAATGATGCAGATGGCTCAATCACAATCAAGAGGGCAGATGCAAAATGAAACTGCTGGAGGTCAAGTCTCAAGGCTTCCAACGTCAATGGGGCAACCTGTATTGTCAAATGGGATTGCTAGTGGGATCTTCACAAGAAATGGGATTGGTGAAAATGGCAGGGGAACAGGCTATAACAATTTACCACAACCCTCTTCAATGTTAAATTTCCCTCTGAACCACACACCAGAATTGCCGGGGAATACTTTCCCTCTGGGATCTACACCAGGAATATCAACTCTCACATCTAAAGGGCTATTTCAGGAGGATGTTAACTCGGATATTAAAGGATCAGTAGGATTTATGGCTAGTTATGATATCTTCAATGATTTGCAGCAGCACAAACCCCATAGTTGGGAGTTGCATAATGTAGGCTTGACCTTTGATCCTTCACAACATTCAAACTCTCTGTCAAGCAGTGTCAATGTTACACCTTCAGTCTTAATTAATCAAGGATATTCTTCTAGTGAAAGGAGTGGTCAGAACAGTAATGCACCACCAATTAGCAAGGCAATGTTCTCAGTTGGTGAAGCTACTGAGCATGGGAATTCACAGAGTATTGGTCAACATCTCAACAACCTTCTTGTGGACAATTCGATGCGAATTAAGACTGAAAGAGTTCCTGATACAAGCTGTCCGCCTACTCTCTTTCCTCATCATTATGGTCAAGAGGATCTTATGAGTGCACTTTTGAAACAG CAAGATGGCATTGCCCCAGCtgaaaatgagtttgagtttgatggTTATTCCCTGGATAATATTCCTGTGTAG
- the LOC123210539 gene encoding COBRA-like protein 7 has translation MDLNWVIIFVMFTLMPFVICQTTPTAEAPAPAADLCNGVFLTYNYTGGSKLAPDNPSHQAYRFESTLTVLNNGLDELKSWMVFVGFQHEELLVSASNAVLYDGSSLPASVGNGTIFAGYPTTDLNTAIETAGDLAQMQVQVQMVGTQFGVESPAVPMPKNISLANDGYLCPQATLQGTSQMQVCCTRDVNATSNVTVDDDFLPRQNGDLTIMYDVISTYDSNYWAQVTIANLNPLGRLDNWKLSWDWMNDEFIYTMKGAYPYVADSSECLYGPQGTYYQQLDFSNVLNCERRPTIIDLPPTKANDTTLGLVPFCCRNGTLLSPFMDPSKSTSVFQMQVYKMPPNLNRSDLVPPQNWKINGTFNPNYQCGPPVRVSPSESLDSSGVSNRTAFASWQIVCNITKPEGVSPKCCVSFSAYYNDSVVPCKTCACGCPSNVGQTCSTSAPAILLPSEALLLPFENRTSLAIAWAELKHMTVPNPMPCGDNCGVSINWHLYTDYTGGWTARMTLFNWDDTAFPDWFAAVQLDKGAPGFDTAYSFNGSVLASANNTIFLQGRTGLNYLVAETDGANPAKDPRVPGKQQSVISFKKKNTPGINVPAGDGFPTKVYFNGDECSLPSILPASDSNRKGPVLILSVLATVVVFLLMQQQ, from the exons ATGGATTTGAACTGGGTTATCATTTTTGTCATGTTTACGCTGATGCCTTTCGTGATCTGTCAAACCACACCAACGGCCGAGGCTCCAGCGCCGGCGGCGGATTTGTGCAACGGGGTGTTCTTGACATACAATTACACTGGCGGATCGAAGTTGGCGCCGGACAATCCGAGTCACCAAGCGTACCGGTTCGAGTCAACTTTAACAGTGTTGAATAACGGACTCGATGAGCTCAAGTCATGGATGGTGTTCGTTGGGTTTCAGCATGAGGAGTTGTTGGTTTCAGCTTCGAACGCGGTGTTATATGATGGGAGTAGCTTGCCAGCGAGTGTTGGAAACGGTACCATTTTTGCTGGGTACCCGACGACAGACTTGAACACGGCCATAGAGACGGCGGGTGATTTGGCGCAGATGCAGGTGCAGGTTCAGATGGTGGGAACGCAGTTTGGTGTTGAATCGCCCGCTGTGCCTATGCCCAAGAATATTAGTCTTGCTAATGATGGTTACTTGTGCCCTCAAGCTACTTTGCAAG GAACAAGTCAGATGCAAGTTTGTTGCACTAGAGATGTGAATGCTACATCAAACGTCACAGTGGATGATGATTTCCTACCACGCCAAAATGGGGATCTTACAATCATGTATGATGTGATCAGCACATATGACTCAAATTACTGGGCACAGGTTACAATTGCAAACCTCAACCCCCTTGGCCGTCTTGATAATTGGAAATTGAGCTGGGACTGGATGAATGACGAGTTTATCTACACTATGAAAGGGGCTTACCCATATGTTGCTGATTCATCAGAATGTCTTTATGGCCCCCAAGGTACATACTACCAGCAACTAGACTTTTCCAATGTATTAAATTGTGAAAGAAGGCCAACCATTATCGACCTGCCTCCAACAAAGGCTAATGACACAACTCTCGGGCTGGTACCTTTTTGTTGCCGAAATGGAACTCTCTTGTCGCCATTTATGGACCCAAGCAAGTCGACTTCAGTTTTCCAAATGCAGGTGTACAAAATGCCACCAAATCTTAACCGATCCGATCTTGTCCCACCTCAAAACTGGAAGATCAATGGCACTTTCAACCCTAATTATCAATGTGGCCCTCCGGTGAGGGTGAGCCCTAGCGAATCCCTTGACTCAAGTGGTGTATCTAATAGAACTGCTTTTGCTAGCTGGCAGATTGTGTGCAATATTACAAAGCCAGAAGGGGTGAGCCCAAAATGCTGCGTATCATTCTCTGCATACTACAATGATTCTGTTGTTCCATGCAAGACTTGTGCATGTGGGTGCCCCAGTAATGTAGGGCAAACTTGTAGTACTAGTGCTCCAGCTATTCTTCTTCCGTCCGAGGCACTCTTACTTCCATTTGAGAATCGAACTTCTCTGGCAATAGCTTGGGCTGAACTTAAGCACATGACGGTGCCAAATCCCATGCCTTGTGGAGATAATTGCGGGGTCAGTATCAATTGGCATTTATACACAGACTACACTGGTGGATGGACGGCAAGAATGACCCTTTTCAACTGGGATGATACTGCCTTTCCTGATTGGTTTGCTGCAGTGCAACTGGACAAAGGAGCCCCTGGTTTTGACACTGCATACTCGTTCAATGGAAGTGTCTTGGCTAGTGCCAACAATACCATATTCTTACAAGGCCGTACAGGATTGAACTATCTTGTGGCAGAAACAGATGGAGCTAATCCAGCAAAGGATCCTAGGGTGCCTGGGAAGCAACAGTCAGTgatttcatttaaaaagaaaaatacccCTGGAATCAATGTGCCTGCTGGAGATGGGTTTCCAACAAAAGTTTACTTTAATGGAGATGAATGTTCTCTTCCTTCAATTCTTCCAGCCAGTGACAGTAACAGGAAGGGCCCAGTTCTAATCCTTTCAGTCCTAGCAACAGTAGTGGTGTTCTTGTTGATGCAGCAGCAATAG